The DNA region TCAGCGCGTTTGTCTGGGGAAGCCTGCTGTTCCAGGTTCCCTTGGGGCATCTGGGCGACCGATTCGGGCGCAAGAGAGTCCTGACCGTCATTTGCTCGCTCGGGGCGGCAGGGATGGCCCTGATCCCTTTGTGGCTTGCGCAGCCGATTCCGCTGTTTCTGGCGTTCGTGCTGACGGGCGGATTGCTGGGGTCGATCTATTCGCTGGGGCTTGCCTACTTGGCGGACATTCTTCCGGGGCGTTTTTTGCCGCTCGCCAATGCCGTTGCCTCGATTCACTTCAGCGTGGGCAGTTTGCTCGGCCCCGTGATCGGCGGAATGCTGATTGAGTGGATGGGCGGCGAATCGCTGTTTTACTTCCTTTCCGTCGTGCTGAGCGGTTTCGTGGTGCTGGCCGTTGCCTACCGGGTGCAACATCGGTCGGCGGAGAAGCCGAACACCCGGAAGGAAGCATGCTGAGCGGGAAATCACGTCCGAATCGCCGCTTGCAAACGCAAAGCATGAACATCCCGCGGTGTCAAACCGTGCGGAAAATCACCGGTCTCTTCGCTGCCAGCCGTCTCCGGACGGGTTCAGCGGGAGACTTTTTCCGTTTTTCAGGGTGATGACCGGGTCTTTCACATACCATCCTCGTCCGTTGACGGAAAGATCGGTGACGTAGCGGAAACGGACGAAACGGGCGTTTTTCGGGAGAAGCAACACCTGTCGGTTCCAGTCGGAGGCTCCGGTGTATCCCGCATGAAGAGGCGTCCACACGCGGCCGTCCGCGGAAGCTTCCACCCACCCGTGGTCCATGTTCTCTTCGATCCGGTACCAGGTGTGGAATGTCAGACTCCTTGCCCCGGGCGGGAGTTCGGCAACCAAATGACGGTCCAGCAAATCGCCGTAGCCGGAAAACCAGGCGGATCCCCGACCGGGGATGGACACCAGGATGGCGTCGGCGGCCATGCGGGCCGTTTCCCGACGCACCGGATTGATGGACGGTGTATTCCGGGTGGGATGGACGCGGTTGGTCAGGGTGATGACGATGGTTTGCAAGTCGCGGCTCACCACCAGTGAAGTGCCGGTGAACCCGGTATGTCCCATGGTACCTGAAGAGGAGAGGGCGTCCATATACCAACCCTGGTTCAATTCCCACCCCAAACCGTGGTCATCGCCGGGGAAGGCGGAGTTGAAATTTCGTTCCATCAGCTCCACCGTTTCCTCTTTCAGAATCCGGACGGAACCGTATCGCCCCTTCATCAGCAGGGTGTGGGCGAACACGGCCAGATCGCGGGCGCTGGAAAAGAGTCCGGCGTGCCCGGCCACCCCGTCCAGCGCCCAGGCTTTCTCATCGTGCACCTGTCCCCACACCAGATCCCGTGAGGTCCACGGCTGGAACTCCGTGGCGGCGATGCGGGGCTTCCACTGCTCCGGAGGGTTGAACCGCGTGTCGCGCATGCCTAGCGGCTTTGTGATGTGTTCGGCGATCCAGGCATCCAACCGCTTGCCGGAAACCCGTTCAACCAGTGCCCCCAGCACGATCATGTTGAGATCGCTGTACACATACGTGGTTCCGGGCGGGTGGTCCAACGGGGCGGCAAAGACGATTTGGAGCCGGTCTTCTCTCCCGGTTCCCATCCGGTCCAGGGGGAGGCTCGGACGGAATCCGGAAGTGTGTGTGAGCAGTTGGCGGATCGTCACCCGTTCTTTCCCGTTTTGGGCGAATTCCGGGATATGTTTGGCCACCGGGTCTTCCAGCGCGACTTTTTTCTGTTCGACCAGTTGCATCACGGCGACGGCGGTGAAAATCTTGGTGACGGATGCCAGATCGAAGATGGTGTCCTTTCGCATCGGGACGGGAGTCGGGTGCGGGAGGAAGCGGTCGTCCGCATATCGAACCGCATGACCGTAAGCTTCGTGCTTCACGATGTTTCCCCTTCTGGCAATGAGCACCACCGCTCCCGGCGTCATGTTGGCTCGGACGGCTTCTCGAACGGACTCATCCAGCGAACGCAGCGGTTCGGGGTGCATGCCTGCGGCTTGCGGGGGAGCATTCCGGAGAACGGGGGAAGACGGTCGGGGTGGATCCCACGGATCAGCGGGAGGGGAGGTGAAATCTCTGGACAGGGCGGACACTTTCCTTTCCGGTTTTTCCATGGAATCTGAGTCTTGCGGGGACGGTTTGGCCCACATCACGGAGGGAAGCACCAACACCATGGACAGGGAGACCATGCATGCACGCATCAGGAGTCGGGTCAACGGGCAGGCTCCTTTCCGGAAAGATCTTGTCAAGAATATTGTAACAAACCCGGGGACGAGGGTTGCGTGCCGATTGTGTTGGCAGATATATTTGAATAGGTAAAAATCAGGGATGGAAGGTGGATGGATGAACCGGATTTGCGTGTATGCGGGTGCGAGAAGCGGCGTACTTCCGGCCTATGAACAAACGGCCGCGGAATTGGGGCGTGAATTGGTGCGACGGGGATTGGAGCTTGTGTACGGCGCGGGAAGCACCGGTCTGATGGGCGCCGTGGCCGACGGCGTGTTGGAAAGCGGAGGCACAGCGATCGGCGTGGTGCCGAAGGGATTGTTTCCGCCGGAAGTGATCCACACCCGGCTCAAGCGGATCATCGAAGTGGAAAACATGCACCAAAGAAAAGCCACCATGCACGAGCTGGCCGATGCGTTCATCGCCCTGCCGGGAGGATTCGGCACGTGGGAGGAACTGACGGAAGCCCTTTGCTGGAGCCAGCTTCGCATTCACCGGAAACCGGTGGGCCTGCTCAATGTGGAGGGCTACTGGAATCCGCTGTTGGCGATGACGGAACATGCGGTCAAGACGGGATTCGTTTCCGCGGATCATGCCGATCTGCTGATTTGTGAAGAAGATCCCGCCAAGCTGCTGGACCGGATCATGGAAGCGGCACGGCGGGAAGAGGAGTGATCGTCGAAATGCAGGAGTTGTCTTCCACGTTCATCGCCACGCACGGAGTGATGACCAAAGAAGTCGGCGTGATCAGCGGGGAGCTTGAACTTCGTACCACTTGCGATGACGAGGGTCTCCTCACGCTCAGGATCACGTATGTCGGCGCCGAAGAGTGGTACACGCTGCCGGGGGATGAGTACCGCATTCATGACCCGCGGGACCACGAAGTGATTCACCGAATGCTTGTCAACGTGCTGGAACGGAATCCTTGAGGCAGAAGGTTCCCGGAAAAAAAGCCCCGTCATCGGGGCTTTTACAGATCCAGAATCCAGCCGTCGTGAGCCAGGAAGGTTCGCGGGAAGACTTCGCGGGCTTCTTGCAACAGTTGTTCGCCGTCTTCATCGGAAAATCTGGGACTGATATGGGTCAGGACCAACGTATGGACATGGGACTCAAGGGCCACTTGAGCGGCCTGGGTCGTGGTGGAGTGAAACCAGGTTTTCGCCAGATGTTCCTGTCCCGCGCGGTACGTGGCCTCGTGAACCAGCAGCTTTGCATCTTTCGCAAGCTCAAAACAGGACTTCGTCAGACGGGTGTCTCCCAAGATGGTGAATACCCGTCCTTTTTTGACGGGGCCGAGGAAATCCGATCCCCGGATGATTCTTCCGTCTTCCAATCGGACGGTTTCGCCCGCTTTCAGCCGACCGTAGACGGGGCCGGAAGGAATGCCCGCCTCTTTCAGTTTGGCGGTGTTCAGCTCTCCGGGGCGGTCCTTCTCTTCCAGTCGGAAGCCGAACGAGGGCATGCGGTGATCCAGAAGCCCCACCCGTACGTGGAAGTGTGGCGTTTCCACCGTCATGCCGGGTTCCAGCTCCACGATCTCAAACGGAAAGCGCACGGTGGTGCCGCTGATTTCCAATGCGGTTTCCACAAACCGGCGAAGTCCCTTCGGTCCGTACAGCGTCAGCGGATCTTTGTCGTTCTGGAACGAGCGGCTGCCCAAAAGTCCGGGCAGTCCGAAGAGATGGTCCCCGTGCAGATGGGTGATGAAGATGCGGGATACTTTGGGCAGACGGACGGGGGATTCCAGGATGCGGTGTTGCGTGCCTTCCCCCACATCAAACAGCCAGGTGTCCCCGCCGTATTCGGACATCACGACGGCCATGGAGGAAACGTTTCTCAAGCGGGACGGAACGCCCGCGCCGGTTCCGAGAAAGATGAACCGCATATGTGATTTCCCTCATTTCGTCGGTTGGTTCATGTGTTCCAGCACCCATTCCACCGCTTCCGCCACCGATTCCGCCGTCCGCGCCGCCCGGCGCTTCACTTCCTCGTCGGCATGCGCCATGGCAAAGCTGTGGGGAACGGATTCCAGCATGGAAATGTCATTGTAGGAATCGCCGATGGTGACGGTCTCTTCGGGGCGAATGCCGAGATGTTCGCGGAGGATGCGCAGTGCGTTTCCTTTGGAGATGCCGGGCGGCATCAGGTCGAGGCAGTCCCTGTCGGAAATGAACGTGTCCACCTGACCGGGAACCATGTCGTTCACCAGGCTTCTCAAAGAGAGCAGCCGC from Staphylospora marina includes:
- the rnz gene encoding ribonuclease Z translates to MRFIFLGTGAGVPSRLRNVSSMAVVMSEYGGDTWLFDVGEGTQHRILESPVRLPKVSRIFITHLHGDHLFGLPGLLGSRSFQNDKDPLTLYGPKGLRRFVETALEISGTTVRFPFEIVELEPGMTVETPHFHVRVGLLDHRMPSFGFRLEEKDRPGELNTAKLKEAGIPSGPVYGRLKAGETVRLEDGRIIRGSDFLGPVKKGRVFTILGDTRLTKSCFELAKDAKLLVHEATYRAGQEHLAKTWFHSTTTQAAQVALESHVHTLVLTHISPRFSDEDGEQLLQEAREVFPRTFLAHDGWILDL
- a CDS encoding TIGR00730 family Rossman fold protein, with amino-acid sequence MNRICVYAGARSGVLPAYEQTAAELGRELVRRGLELVYGAGSTGLMGAVADGVLESGGTAIGVVPKGLFPPEVIHTRLKRIIEVENMHQRKATMHELADAFIALPGGFGTWEELTEALCWSQLRIHRKPVGLLNVEGYWNPLLAMTEHAVKTGFVSADHADLLICEEDPAKLLDRIMEAARREEE
- a CDS encoding serine hydrolase, translating into MTRLLMRACMVSLSMVLVLPSVMWAKPSPQDSDSMEKPERKVSALSRDFTSPPADPWDPPRPSSPVLRNAPPQAAGMHPEPLRSLDESVREAVRANMTPGAVVLIARRGNIVKHEAYGHAVRYADDRFLPHPTPVPMRKDTIFDLASVTKIFTAVAVMQLVEQKKVALEDPVAKHIPEFAQNGKERVTIRQLLTHTSGFRPSLPLDRMGTGREDRLQIVFAAPLDHPPGTTYVYSDLNMIVLGALVERVSGKRLDAWIAEHITKPLGMRDTRFNPPEQWKPRIAATEFQPWTSRDLVWGQVHDEKAWALDGVAGHAGLFSSARDLAVFAHTLLMKGRYGSVRILKEETVELMERNFNSAFPGDDHGLGWELNQGWYMDALSSSGTMGHTGFTGTSLVVSRDLQTIVITLTNRVHPTRNTPSINPVRRETARMAADAILVSIPGRGSAWFSGYGDLLDRHLVAELPPGARSLTFHTWYRIEENMDHGWVEASADGRVWTPLHAGYTGASDWNRQVLLLPKNARFVRFRYVTDLSVNGRGWYVKDPVITLKNGKSLPLNPSGDGWQRRDR